Proteins encoded together in one Osmia lignaria lignaria isolate PbOS001 chromosome 4, iyOsmLign1, whole genome shotgun sequence window:
- the LOC117603407 gene encoding trypsin-like gives MHQTIEMSSKLIILIALLAVAAATKPYLGFPTPFLGSRIVGGSEAQPGSAPWQVSLQWGFLSFQHFCGGSIINSQWIVTAGHCVLAVPSYGDFVVKSGKHSLKTVENSEQVIKVAKSFVHPQYPGNVAPYDIALLKLSKPLKMSNAVRAVSLPRAGSVPSGTATLTGWGSTSRTNNAIMPDRLQIAKLPLIDLATCKKAVESLTGPSPLHETNVCTGPLSGGYSACSGDSGGPLVLNNELIGVVSWGIVPCGTTGAPSVYTKTSSFVDWIQNTMSKN, from the exons ATGCATCAAACCATTGAAATGTCTTCGAAGTTGATCATCCTTATTGCCCTTCTTGCAGTGGCTGCAGCCA CAAAGCCCTACCTTGGGTTCCCCACGCCATTTTTGGGCAGTCGTATCGTTGGAGGATCGGAAGCTCAACCAGGTTCCGCCCCATGGCAAGTCTCTCTTCAATGGGGTTTCTTATCCTTCCAACACTTCTGTGGTGGATCTATCATAAATAGCCAATGGATCGTTACAGCTGGACACTGTGTTCTTGCTGTTCCATCATATGGTGACTTCGTGGTTAAAAGTGGAAAACATAGCTTGAAAACAGTGGAAAATTCCGAACAAGTAATCAAAGTTGCAAAGTCCTTCGTTCATCCACAATACCCTGG aaACGTAGCTCCCTATGACATCGCTTTGTTGAAATTGTCCAAACCCCTGAAGATGAGCAACGCAGTCAGGGCAGTGAGCCTACCAAGAGCAGGAAGCGTACCAAGCGGAACAGCTACATTGACAGGTTGGGGATCAACTTCGAGAACTAACAATGCAATCATGCCTGACAGACTTCAAATCGCCAAGTTACCTCTGATCGACCTTGCCACCTGCAAAAAAGCCGTGGAATCTCTTACCGGCCCATCTCCATTGCACGAGACCAATGTTTGCACTGGTCCTCTCAGTGGTGGCTACTCGGCATGCAGC GGTGACTCTGGTGGTCCATTGGTCCTCAACAACGAGCTCATCGGTGTCGTGTCCTGGGGAATCGTCCCATGCGGTACAACCGGTGCACCATCTGTCTATACCAAGACCTCTTCTTTCGTTGATTGGATTCAAAACACTATGtctaaaaattaa
- the LOC143305265 gene encoding trypsin-1-like, with protein sequence MLTKCVLAAILVLQVCWAIPYDLTPRITDGVDATPGEFPYQVSIQWGVPPLTKYSHSCGGSILNEWYILTAGHCILKIGKLRITAGKYYLQKNENTEQTINVAKTIVHSQYPGGVAQHDIALLKLEKPLKFNSNVKPIHLPAQGQNQGGQAILSGWGSTSKSTRPVLPDKLQKAVVPILSNEECLKELKSQPTVGKQPELFSTQVCSGTSGKEVSACSGDSGGPLAQGNGAAAVQVGIVSWGMMPCGSSHMPSVYTRVASYVDWIHQNMH encoded by the exons ATGTTGACCAAGTGTGTTTTGGCTGCCATCCTCGTGCTCCAGG TTTGCTGGGCCATCCCCTACGACCTGACACCACGTATCACCGATGGTGTCGACGCCACGCCTGGTGAATTCCCTTACCAAGTATCCATACAATGGGGAGTCCCACCCCTTACTAAATACAGTCACAGCTGCGGTGGTTCTATCTTAAATGAATGGTACATCCTGACCGCTGGACACTGTATCCTGAAGATTGGAAAACTGAGGATTACAGCTGGCAAATATTACCTGCAAAAGAACGAGAACACTGAACAGACTATCAACGTTGCCAAGACTATCGTCCACAGTCAATACCCAGG AGGTGTTGCCCAACACGACATCGCCCTTTTGAAATTGGAGAAACCCCTGAAGTTCAACAGCAACGTAAAGCCCATCCACCTGCCCGCTCAAGGACAAAATCAAGGTGGACAAGCTATTCTTAGCGGATGGGGTTCAACATCCAAGAGCACCCGCCCTGTTCTACCAGACAAACTTCAGAAAGCTGTTGTTCCAATCCTGAGCAACGAAGAATGCTTGAAGGAACTGAAATCCCAGCCAACCGTTGGCAAACAACCTGAACTCTTCAGCACTCAAGTCTGCAGTGGCACTTCTGGCAAGGAAGTGTCTGCCTGCTCC GGTGACTCTGGTGGCCCACTCGCCCAAGGCAATGGAGCTGCAGCTGTCCAAGTTGGTATTGTCTCATGGGGAATGATGCCATGTGGATCTAGCCACATGCCCTCTGTATACACCCGTGTCGCCTCATACGTTGACTGGATCCACCAGAACATGCACTGA
- the LOC117603408 gene encoding carboxypeptidase B-like, producing MKAMAEYILANKEKIRMYLTLHSYSQMWLVPWGYTYSKPSDYSELVSAAKKAIGENFGGTRYQLQTWSVN from the exons ATGAAGGCGATGGCCGAGTACATCCTGGCCAACAAAGAGAAGATTAG GATGTACTTAACATTGCACTCCTATTCGCAAATGTGGCTGGTGCCATGGGGATACACGTACTCGAAACCCTCCGACTATTCCGAATTAGTGAGTGCAGCGAAAAAAGCTATCGGTGAAAATTTCGGAGGTACACGATACCAATTACAAACTTGGTCCGTCAACTGA
- the LOC117603475 gene encoding trypsin-1-like — protein sequence MLAKCALAAIFVLQVCWAIPYDLTPRITDGEDATPGEFPYQVSIQWGIPQIIKHSHFCGGSILNEWYILTAGHCIQKIGELRVIAGKYYLQKNENTEQTINVAKTIVHAGYPGGVAQHDIALLKLEKPLKFNSNVKPIHLPAQGQNQGGQAILSGWGSTQKSIRPTVLPNKLQKAVVPILSNEECLKELKSKPIVGKQPELFSTQVCSGTSGKEVSACSGDSGGPLAQGNGAEAVQVGIASWVMMPCGSTRMPSVYTRVASYVDWIYWYIDELPSTPVPIPQVTPPTGSATTVTISFLNKFAITCIAVILTTVRL from the exons ATGTTGGCCAAGTGTGCTTTGGCTGCCATCTTCGTGCTCCAGG TATGCTGGGCCATCCCGTACGACCTGACACCACGTATCACTGATGGTGAAGACGCCACGCCTGGTGAATTCCCTTACCAAGTATCCATACAGTGGGGAATTCCACAGATAATTAAACACAGCCACTTCTGCGGTGGTTCTATCTTAAATGAATGGTACATCCTAACCGCTGGACACTGTATCCAGAAGATTGGAGAACTGAGGGTTATAGCTGGCAAATACTACCTGCAGAAGAACGAGAACACAGAACAAACTATCAACGTTGCCAAGACTATCGTCCACGCTGGCTACCCAGG AGGTGTTGCCCAACACGACATCGCCCTTTTGAAATTGGAGAAACCCCTGAAGTTCAACAGCAACGTAAAGCCCATCCACCTGCCCGCTCAAGGACAAAATCAAGGTGGACAAGCTATTCTTAGCGGATGGGGTTCAACACAAAAAAGCATCCGCCCTACCGTTCTACCAAACAAACTCCAGAAAGCTGTTGTTCCAATCCTGAGCAACGAAGAATGTTTAAAGGAACTGAAATCCAAGCCAATCGTTGGCAAACAACCTGAACTCTTCAGCACTCAAGTCTGCAGTGGCACTTCTGGCAAGGAAGTGTCTGCCTGCTCC GGTGACTCTGGTGGCCCACTCGCCCAAGGCAATGGAGCTGAAGCTGTCCAAGTTGGTATTGCCTCATGGGTGATGATGCCATGTGGATCTACACGCATGCCCTCTGTATACACCCGTGTCGCCTCCTACGTTGACTGGATCTACTGGTACATTGATGAGCTACCAAGCACTCCGGTTCCAATACCCCAAGTGACTCCTCCGACTGGTTCGGCTACCACAGTTACAATTTCTTTCCTGAACAAATTCGCTATCACTTGTATTGCGGTAATACTTACCACAGTGCGTTTGTGA